One region of Salvelinus namaycush isolate Seneca chromosome 3, SaNama_1.0, whole genome shotgun sequence genomic DNA includes:
- the mrps34 gene encoding 28S ribosomal protein S34, mitochondrial, with product MVKKKRIRLIAEMARKIRAYRELKNRPRESEKYALDYDTMTRPHTRKTLPVLAWQDVRRESRLFSLLSGLKMFGVGHLFTRKSWLTEHPEAPSYWQVTKVKVDYTAENMDHGRAWGVLTYKGKQESEAKEMDKVMYHDWRLVPKHEEEQFKLYDPVPEPPIRYVSYPPLLRAMLLAQRQKDELGSAAEEPTLPLKRDVLLSKEYFRSQEKKREGTAV from the exons ATGGTGAAGAAGAAGCGCATCCGCCTGATCGCTGAGATGGCCCGGAAGATCCGTGCGTACCGGGAGCTTAAGAATCGGCCACGGGAGTCTGAGAAGTACGCACTGGACTACGACACCATGACGCGACCGCACACCAGGAAGACCCTGCCCGTGCTTGCCTGGCAG GACGTGAGGAGAGAGAGCcgtctcttctccctgctgtctGGCCTCAAGATGTTCGGGGTGGGCCATCTGTTCACACGCAAGTCCTGGCTGACAGAGCACCCTGAAGCACCTAGCTACTGGCAGGTTACCAAGGTCAAGGTGGACTACACTGCAGAA AACATGGACCACGGCAGAGCATGGGGAGTCCTGACCTATAAAG GCAAGCAGGAGAGTGAAGCGAAGGAGATGGACAAGGTGATGTACCATGACTGGCGTCTGGTGCCCAAACATGAGGAGGAGCAGTTCAAACTCTACGACCCTGTTCCTGAGCCCCCCATACGCTATGTGTCGTACCCGCCCCTGCTCCGTGCCATGCTCCTCGCCCAGCGGCAGAAAGATGAGCTAGGGTCGGCGGCTGAGGAGCCAACCTTACCCCTAAAGAGGGATGTCCTACTCAGCAAAGAGTACTTCAGAAGtcaggagaaaaagagggaggggaCAGCAGTGTGA